The following are encoded in a window of Acidobacteriota bacterium genomic DNA:
- a CDS encoding acyl-ACP--UDP-N-acetylglucosamine O-acyltransferase yields MIQFSPGIHPSAVIHPGSVIHPGAEISADVRIGPYCVIGAEVAIGEGSELMGHVFMEGPMRVGPGNKFFPYSSIGVVPQDKKFHGERSETIIGKGNTFREFVTVNRGTEVGGALTRIGDDNWIMAYTHIAHDCRVGNHTILANATTLAGHVVIEDYANIGAFSGVHQFCRVGRHSIVGGYSVITQDVLPFSMTVMKREVRLFGVNKVGLERGGFGEDRREKLASVFRHLMSKKLNTTQALEKIREDGIRSSDVEELLSFIATAERGFVK; encoded by the coding sequence ATGATTCAGTTCTCGCCGGGGATTCACCCCTCTGCCGTGATTCATCCAGGCTCTGTGATTCATCCCGGCGCGGAGATCAGCGCGGACGTCCGCATCGGTCCTTATTGCGTGATCGGCGCTGAGGTGGCCATCGGCGAAGGCAGCGAGCTGATGGGGCACGTTTTCATGGAAGGTCCTATGCGCGTGGGGCCGGGCAATAAGTTTTTCCCATACAGCTCCATCGGCGTGGTCCCGCAGGACAAGAAGTTTCACGGCGAGCGTTCAGAGACCATCATCGGGAAGGGCAATACCTTCCGGGAATTTGTTACCGTGAATCGCGGCACCGAGGTCGGCGGTGCGCTGACCCGCATCGGCGACGATAACTGGATCATGGCCTACACCCACATCGCGCACGACTGCCGCGTCGGCAACCACACCATTCTGGCCAACGCCACCACGCTTGCAGGCCACGTGGTGATTGAAGACTACGCTAATATCGGCGCCTTCTCGGGCGTGCATCAGTTTTGCCGCGTTGGACGGCACAGTATTGTCGGCGGCTATAGCGTCATCACACAGGATGTCCTCCCGTTCTCAATGACCGTGATGAAGCGCGAAGTCCGTTTGTTCGGTGTCAATAAGGTGGGCCTCGAGCGCGGAGGATTCGGTGAGGACCGGCGCGAGAAATTAGCGAGCGTGTTTCGGCACTTGATGTCAAAGAAACTGAACACCACGCAGGCGCTCGAGAAGATACGCGAGGACGGCATTCGCTCATCCGACGTGGAGGAGTTGCTGTCCTTCATCGCCACCGCCGAGCGCGGCTTTGTGAAGTAG
- the argJ gene encoding bifunctional glutamate N-acetyltransferase/amino-acid acetyltransferase ArgJ, producing the protein MNVPNGFLFAAGHAGLRKHGTGPDVALMYSTVPAQAAAVFTTNRVKAAPVLLSQARLQRGTHLAQVILVNAGNANCATGSQGMRTARQTTRVAASLLKVGVHSTLVASTGVIGVPLDATNITDQLPSLIRQLHPDGYAAVSRAIMTTDTVPKLSSRAVRISGRTVNLLAFCKGAGMIYPRMATMLGFFFTDALVEPRFLQRAVKRMADLSFNRISVDGDTSTNDTVFLLANGLAKNRAIREGGPGAKEFFSALVELAQELAIRMVRDGEGASKVAEIRVEGARNAKQAEAIARAIALSPLVKTALAGADPNWGRILSAAGNAGVELNPAKVDIYLNRMRVCRSGGAADFNEAAASKLLQAKDVLIRVVIGTGKAAACFWTCDFTNEYIRINASYRT; encoded by the coding sequence ATGAATGTACCGAATGGATTTCTGTTTGCCGCCGGCCACGCCGGTTTGCGCAAGCATGGCACAGGCCCTGACGTCGCGTTGATGTACTCGACGGTTCCGGCGCAGGCAGCCGCGGTGTTCACCACCAATCGCGTGAAGGCGGCTCCGGTGCTTCTCTCGCAAGCACGGTTGCAGCGCGGCACTCATTTGGCGCAGGTGATTTTAGTGAATGCCGGCAACGCCAACTGCGCTACCGGCAGTCAGGGCATGAGGACCGCTCGCCAAACCACTCGTGTCGCGGCGTCGTTGCTAAAGGTGGGGGTCCACTCCACGCTGGTGGCTTCCACGGGAGTGATTGGCGTGCCGCTCGATGCCACAAACATTACCGACCAGCTTCCCTCGCTGATTCGCCAGTTGCACCCGGATGGTTATGCGGCGGTGTCGCGGGCCATCATGACCACCGACACCGTGCCCAAGCTCTCCAGCCGCGCGGTGCGCATCAGCGGACGAACCGTCAATCTGCTGGCCTTCTGCAAAGGCGCAGGGATGATCTATCCGCGCATGGCCACCATGCTGGGCTTCTTCTTTACAGATGCGCTGGTGGAGCCACGCTTCCTGCAACGCGCCGTGAAGCGTATGGCGGACCTGAGCTTCAATCGCATCTCGGTTGACGGTGACACCTCCACCAATGACACGGTTTTCCTGCTCGCCAACGGCCTGGCAAAGAATCGCGCTATTCGCGAAGGCGGCCCCGGCGCAAAAGAATTTTTCTCCGCGCTGGTGGAGCTGGCGCAGGAGCTGGCCATCCGCATGGTACGCGACGGCGAGGGTGCCAGTAAGGTCGCCGAGATTCGCGTGGAGGGTGCGCGCAACGCGAAGCAGGCAGAGGCCATTGCCCGTGCTATCGCGCTATCGCCGCTGGTGAAGACCGCCTTGGCCGGCGCTGATCCCAACTGGGGACGCATTCTCTCCGCAGCCGGCAACGCGGGGGTGGAACTGAATCCCGCAAAGGTGGACATCTACCTGAACCGCATGCGCGTGTGCCGCTCCGGCGGTGCAGCGGACTTCAACGAAGCGGCGGCCAGCAAATTGTTGCAGGCGAAAGACGTGCTGATCCGCGTCGTCATCGGCACAGGCAAGGCCGCCGCGTGTTTCTGGACCTGCGACTTCACCAACGAGTACATCCGCATCAACGCCAGCTACCGGACCTAA
- a CDS encoding M20 family peptidase: MLALLRQMVEIESPSTDKQAVDRLGAFVAGHLSELAGTVGGKVKVHRSRTTGDHLQAEFFGSSADRPAGRSRANKKILLLGHLDTVWDMGTLSGMPFRVARGKAYGPGVYDMKSGIVVALFALRHLIETGARMPRPVTLLLNADEEIGSPSSRSLTEATARRSIAALVLEPSYGASGALKTSRKGTGEYRIHVQGRAAHAGLDPEKGASAINELSRQLIFLQHIADIKRGITLNPGVITGGTRTNVVAAAAEASIDVRIRHLADGPRVDKLLRGLRPHDRRTRLRITGGMNRPPFEVTPAGAELFSRARHLARPLGISLEQAAVGGGSDGNFTAALGVPTLDGLGGVGDGAHASHEHIIISELPRRAALLAHLMANLAGED; the protein is encoded by the coding sequence ATGCTGGCGCTGTTGCGCCAAATGGTGGAGATAGAGTCACCCAGCACGGACAAACAGGCCGTGGATCGCTTGGGCGCGTTCGTGGCGGGACATCTGAGCGAGTTGGCGGGGACGGTGGGCGGTAAGGTAAAGGTTCATCGCTCGCGGACAACGGGCGACCACCTACAGGCCGAGTTTTTCGGATCGTCCGCGGACCGACCAGCGGGACGTTCGCGAGCGAATAAAAAGATACTGCTGCTCGGACATCTTGACACCGTTTGGGACATGGGCACACTATCCGGCATGCCGTTTCGAGTGGCTCGTGGCAAGGCCTATGGGCCGGGTGTTTACGATATGAAGTCCGGCATCGTGGTCGCCCTGTTCGCGCTGCGGCACCTCATTGAAACGGGTGCCCGCATGCCCAGGCCCGTAACATTGTTGCTCAACGCCGACGAAGAGATCGGCAGCCCATCATCGCGATCGCTCACCGAAGCCACCGCCCGGCGCAGCATCGCCGCGCTTGTTCTGGAACCTTCTTACGGCGCAAGTGGAGCCTTGAAGACTTCTCGCAAGGGCACAGGAGAATACCGCATACACGTGCAGGGCCGCGCCGCCCACGCCGGATTGGACCCTGAAAAGGGAGCCAGTGCGATCAATGAACTTTCCAGGCAACTTATCTTTTTACAACACATTGCAGACATAAAAAGAGGCATTACATTAAACCCTGGCGTAATCACCGGAGGAACTCGAACCAACGTGGTGGCGGCCGCAGCGGAGGCGTCGATTGACGTCCGCATACGCCATCTCGCCGATGGCCCGCGCGTCGACAAGCTGCTGCGCGGACTTCGCCCGCACGACCGGCGCACGCGGTTGCGCATCACCGGAGGAATGAACCGCCCGCCCTTCGAGGTAACTCCAGCGGGAGCGGAGCTTTTCAGCAGAGCGCGGCATCTGGCACGCCCATTGGGAATTTCTCTGGAGCAGGCTGCGGTCGGCGGCGGCTCGGACGGCAATTTCACCGCCGCGCTGGGCGTGCCCACCCTCGATGGTCTGGGCGGTGTGGGCGATGGTGCGCACGCCAGCCACGAGCACATCATCATTTCAGAGCTGCCCCGTCGCGCCGCATTGCTCGCGCATCTTATGGCCAACCTCGCGGGCGAGGATTAG
- a CDS encoding amino acid permease — protein MVPMPAHTTSIDAPSTRRSLPRSIGYFTATSVVIAIGSGIFTTTGFLARDLGSPFAILAIWLVGALLALAGALCYSELGAAYPRAGGEYVYLRQAYGPLTGFLSGWGSFVAGFSAPTAAACIGFAAYLAHFAPALGTAHIVGAIPLGYWTLRINGAQIVGLLALWTLTFFHAAGTRRGGQLQVMLTVVKTLAIVSLIAAGLLYGHGDWTHLRTSSTELISSSAWTNAPVSLIFILFCYSGWNAAAYLAGDVREPHRTIPRSLLSGTAVVATLYMGMNILFLYALPVEQMIGVLTIGEKASQALFGDLGTSIASAFMAVSILSSASAMTMAGPRVYYAMATDGVFPRKLAELRATQGSPEAAPVAAIVAQSAWASVLMLTGTFEQLIVYSGFVLVFFSALAVAAAMVLRFTQPNIPRPFRVPLYPLPTLLFIGFSAWILIFTLKGRPQESLAGIAMVLAGIPLYWRWNRKHRAN, from the coding sequence ATGGTGCCGATGCCCGCTCATACTACTTCCATTGACGCACCCTCGACTCGCCGTTCCCTGCCTCGCAGCATTGGATATTTCACCGCCACCAGCGTCGTCATCGCCATTGGTTCGGGCATCTTCACCACCACGGGATTTCTAGCCCGCGATCTGGGCAGTCCCTTTGCGATACTAGCCATCTGGCTGGTGGGCGCGTTGCTCGCGTTGGCCGGCGCACTTTGCTACAGCGAGTTGGGCGCGGCGTATCCGCGCGCGGGCGGCGAGTACGTCTATCTGCGCCAAGCCTATGGGCCGCTCACCGGCTTTCTGTCGGGGTGGGGTAGTTTCGTCGCGGGCTTCTCCGCGCCCACCGCGGCGGCGTGCATTGGATTCGCCGCATACCTGGCTCACTTCGCTCCGGCGCTGGGGACCGCACACATCGTCGGCGCGATCCCTCTGGGATATTGGACCCTGCGGATCAACGGAGCACAGATTGTGGGGTTGCTCGCCCTGTGGACGCTGACCTTTTTTCACGCGGCTGGCACGCGCCGTGGCGGCCAACTGCAAGTGATGCTGACGGTCGTGAAGACGCTGGCCATCGTCTCGCTGATCGCCGCGGGATTACTCTATGGCCACGGCGATTGGACGCACTTGCGAACCAGCTCCACGGAACTGATCTCGTCATCCGCTTGGACGAACGCGCCGGTGTCGCTGATCTTCATCCTGTTTTGCTACAGCGGATGGAATGCCGCGGCGTACCTCGCCGGTGATGTCCGCGAACCGCATCGCACGATCCCACGGTCATTGCTGTCTGGAACGGCGGTGGTCGCCACACTCTACATGGGCATGAACATTCTGTTCCTCTACGCGCTTCCCGTGGAGCAGATGATCGGAGTGTTGACCATCGGCGAGAAAGCGTCGCAGGCGCTCTTCGGCGATCTGGGAACCAGTATCGCCTCGGCCTTCATGGCTGTGTCGATCCTGTCATCCGCCAGCGCCATGACCATGGCGGGTCCGCGGGTCTATTACGCGATGGCCACCGACGGAGTTTTCCCGAGGAAGCTCGCTGAATTGCGCGCCACACAGGGCAGTCCCGAAGCCGCCCCAGTGGCTGCTATCGTCGCTCAGTCGGCCTGGGCCTCGGTGCTGATGCTGACCGGCACCTTCGAGCAGCTCATTGTCTATTCAGGATTTGTGCTGGTGTTCTTTTCGGCGCTGGCGGTGGCAGCGGCGATGGTATTGCGATTTACTCAGCCCAATATTCCCCGTCCATTTCGCGTGCCACTTTACCCGCTGCCTACTCTGTTGTTCATAGGCTTCTCGGCATGGATACTCATCTTTACGCTCAAGGGACGACCGCAGGAGTCGCTCGCCGGCATCGCCATGGTCCTGGCTGGGATACCGCTCTACTGGCGCTGGAACCGAAAGCATCGCGCGAATTAG
- the fabZ gene encoding 3-hydroxyacyl-ACP dehydratase FabZ yields the protein MSIRVLDTKNSANSVVLDIHQIQKILPHRPPFLLVDRIIEIDPGNRVVGLKNVSINEPFFVGHFQDFPVMPGVLIVEAMAQTGGILALGDGGDHSDKLVFFASIEKARFRRPVVPGDQLRMEVNVLSKRSTFIRLEGKAYVAGQLAAEAIMICAITQRSVAASREAAG from the coding sequence ATGAGTATCAGGGTTTTGGATACAAAGAATTCGGCCAACAGTGTGGTCCTCGACATCCATCAGATACAGAAGATACTTCCGCACCGCCCGCCATTTTTACTGGTGGATCGCATCATCGAGATCGATCCAGGCAACCGTGTGGTGGGGTTGAAAAATGTCTCCATTAACGAACCGTTTTTTGTCGGCCACTTCCAGGATTTTCCGGTCATGCCCGGCGTGTTGATCGTGGAGGCCATGGCGCAGACCGGCGGTATCCTCGCGCTGGGCGATGGCGGCGATCATTCCGACAAGCTGGTGTTCTTCGCTTCCATCGAGAAGGCGCGTTTCCGTCGCCCCGTTGTGCCGGGAGATCAGTTGCGGATGGAAGTGAACGTGCTCTCGAAGCGGAGCACGTTTATTCGCCTGGAAGGCAAGGCATACGTCGCTGGCCAGTTGGCGGCGGAGGCCATCATGATCTGCGCCATCACGCAACGCAGCGTGGCAGCATCCCGCGAGGCCGCCGGATGA